The Candidatus Aramenus sp. CH1 genome has a window encoding:
- a CDS encoding AbrB/MazE/SpoVT family DNA-binding domain-containing protein, translating to MIGEKIEKKVDDKGRIYIPKYKGKKVYLVDLGNGDFLTDNEELAEAVSKKASSFFNEEFLRLVTELDFKEIHKEAEEELSNSVMKYLG from the coding sequence ATGATAGGGGAAAAGATTGAAAAGAAAGTTGATGATAAAGGAAGAATTTACATTCCTAAGTATAAGGGTAAAAAGGTTTACTTGGTTGACCTCGGCAATGGAGACTTTCTAACTGATAATGAAGAGTTAGCTGAGGCTGTGAGTAAGAAAGCTTCAAGTTTCTTCAATGAAGAGTTCCTCAGATTAGTTACTGAGCTAGACTTTAAAGAAATTCATAAAGAGGCAGAAGAGGAGCTTTCTAACTCAGTCATGAAATATCTAGGTTGA